The sequence TTGGCGAGCCGCGGCTCACTGCCCTGCTGGGGGTCGATCGCATCTTCCGAGAGACCGATGGTCAGCTCCGAAATCATTCGGACATCGCCGACGCGGCGGCAGCTCATCTTGATGCGCGCATTGGCGCCCTCGCCGAAGCTCTGATCAAAGGCTGCCTTGATGCTTTCGGCATCCAGCTCCTTGCCGATATTCTGCGCGAAAAGATCCCGCACGGCAGACGTATTAAGTTCGGCGATCAGGCCAGCGGCGATGGAGAAATATTGGTCGGCGCTGAGCTTCGTGCAGGTGCCGTGCTTGATCCATTCATGCCGCTCCAGGCCGGATTGAGTGCCTGGCATTGCCTTGTCCAGCTTCGCCTTCACGTCTTGGGACAGCTGCACGGCAGGCAAATCCTTCCAGTCGCGGCCACGATCCGCCTGCTTCAGATCCTCGGAAACATCGCAATATTCCTGCCGCATCGGCCAGAGACCATGCAGAGAAAAATTCGTGGCATCATGATTGTTCGACGACTGGTTCCGGCATTCTGCCTTCTTCTGGTTCGTCTGACAAAATGCCGGCTCCCAGCTCGCCGCCAGGATAAAGCGCGTCCGTCCGCGGCTATGCTCCTGCGCCATGGCGCTCGCAGCCGTCCCAACCGAAAGGAGCACAACCGCCAATACTCGAAGCCAATGCTTCATTCGTACCTCCAACTAGAACATTATAGGAACAAATAAGCAGTTTGATCGAGCGGGCGCAATCCTGAATCGCAGCGCTCGGAAAGATTTATTTCTGTGAGCTTCACCACCTATCCATTGCAATCGGGCGGATGATAACCTTTCGTCCAACTGGGAGGACCGAATGCATGTTCGCGGATACGCAGCGCCTGAATAGCCCGACGGGGGCGACCCTTGCCTATCATCATTTGCCGGCGGCGACCGATGCCTGCGGCATCCTCCTGATATCGCACGGCCTTGCCGAGCACTCCCGTCGCTATGAGGCCTTTGCGGGCGCGATGGCCGCCCAAGGCTTGCACGTCTATGCCCATGACCATCGCGGCCATGGCGAGACGACCGCCCCCGATGCCCCTATCGGCCGCTTTGCTCGAAGAAATGGAGGCGCTCAGGTCATCGCCGATGCACTCGCCATGCGCG comes from Rhizobium tropici CIAT 899 and encodes:
- a CDS encoding ribonuclease T2 family protein, which gives rise to MKHWLRVLAVVLLSVGTAASAMAQEHSRGRTRFILAASWEPAFCQTNQKKAECRNQSSNNHDATNFSLHGLWPMRQEYCDVSEDLKQADRGRDWKDLPAVQLSQDVKAKLDKAMPGTQSGLERHEWIKHGTCTKLSADQYFSIAAGLIAELNTSAVRDLFAQNIGKELDAESIKAAFDQSFGEGANARIKMSCRRVGDVRMISELTIGLSEDAIDPQQGSEPRLAKLIQGAGSTSFGCDRGVVDAAGF